One Sanguibacter keddieii DSM 10542 genomic window carries:
- a CDS encoding MerR family transcriptional regulator produces the protein MLTIGEVARLAGTTVRAVRHYTTTGLVAEPERDASGYRRYGSTDLVRVVRIRRLRDLGIPLSQVAALLDAPPEAVRLALDALDTELSASIAELQERRDRLRALRDDDLDVELPEGLSDLPRRLLAAGVSPGSVALEKEALLLGLAVLEDGFPGTISEFYGTLLDDESRWSRSAALSAQMDGLPDDASAAEVDTLARGFLALLEPQHAPEVTTEGSPQDRLVVRLLDDFTATLATGQRRVLQRVVELAGEVGEVGEVGDRGAAGAAGAAGAAGAAARGDDGAGARTGSTSR, from the coding sequence ATGCTGACGATCGGCGAGGTGGCCCGGCTCGCCGGGACGACCGTGCGCGCCGTCCGCCACTACACGACGACCGGGCTGGTCGCCGAGCCCGAGCGGGACGCCTCGGGGTACCGGCGGTACGGGTCGACGGACCTCGTCCGGGTGGTGCGGATCCGTCGCCTCCGAGACCTCGGCATCCCGCTATCGCAGGTCGCCGCTCTGCTCGACGCCCCGCCGGAGGCTGTGAGGCTGGCCCTCGACGCTCTCGACACCGAGCTGAGCGCGTCGATCGCCGAGCTGCAGGAGCGCCGCGACCGGTTGCGGGCGCTGCGTGACGACGACCTCGACGTCGAGCTTCCCGAAGGCTTGTCCGACCTCCCGCGCCGGCTGCTGGCGGCGGGTGTGTCGCCCGGGAGCGTCGCCCTCGAGAAGGAGGCCCTGCTGCTCGGTCTCGCCGTGCTCGAGGACGGCTTCCCGGGGACGATCTCGGAGTTCTACGGCACGCTCCTCGACGACGAGTCGCGGTGGTCGAGGTCCGCCGCGCTGTCCGCCCAGATGGACGGGCTCCCTGACGACGCGAGCGCCGCAGAGGTCGACACGCTGGCGCGCGGGTTCCTCGCGCTCTTGGAGCCGCAGCATGCCCCAGAGGTCACGACCGAGGGATCACCGCAGGACCGTCTGGTCGTCAGGCTGCTCGACGACTTCACCGCCACGCTCGCGACGGGCCAGCGACGCGTGCTCCAGAGGGTCGTCGAGCTCGCGGGAGAGGTGGGAGAGGTGGGAGAGGTGGGAGACCGTGGTGCGGCGGGCGCGGCGGGCGCGGCGGGCGCGGCGGGCGCGGCCGCGCGAGGGGATGACGGAGCGGGCGCTCGTACCGGCAGCACGTCTCGGTAG
- a CDS encoding MFS transporter — translation MTRHAVLYLTASALSLLGNSVVAVALPLLVLMRTGSATSAGTVALATAVPAILVGVVGGLVIDRVGRRRASIVSDVVSAVAVAALPVVDLLTGLDLGWFVALGVLGAIGDVPGMTAREALVPAVARSSGVPLERLVGIRESIEAGVMVVGPALAGVLLVTLGDTTVLWVTAATSALAALVTAMLPRALDTLPAQPDGADAHDGSLPTSPALPRRGGRARAALRRSSDELRAGLAVVIRDRLLLGGTLLSLGSLLALAGLQGIVLPVHFTTTGEPGRLGLVLSAMAAGLLVGATLYSVLGPRMSPRTVFVSSMLGVGVGVVGMSLLPVTWLLLASAAVAGVSSGLMNPVLQVAMMRRTPEAARGRVLGLQGSAMMAVAPVAVFGAGLLVDAAGLRATGVVVAVGFVVVVVLGVLSPALRGLGDADGESADDDDDDDGTVRDGVDLAVDVRDTRLLPTAAPADGTPRAGGS, via the coding sequence ATGACACGTCACGCAGTCCTCTACCTCACCGCGAGCGCCCTGTCGCTCCTCGGCAACTCGGTCGTCGCGGTCGCTCTCCCGCTCCTCGTGCTGATGCGCACCGGCAGCGCGACCAGCGCCGGGACCGTCGCCCTCGCGACCGCGGTCCCCGCGATCCTCGTCGGGGTCGTCGGCGGCCTCGTGATCGACCGGGTGGGCCGGCGCCGGGCCTCGATCGTCTCGGACGTCGTCTCTGCCGTCGCGGTCGCGGCGCTCCCGGTGGTCGACCTCCTCACCGGCCTGGACCTCGGGTGGTTCGTCGCCCTCGGAGTTCTCGGTGCGATCGGGGACGTCCCTGGTATGACCGCCCGAGAGGCGCTCGTGCCTGCGGTCGCGCGCTCGTCGGGGGTCCCGCTCGAGCGGCTCGTCGGCATCCGGGAGAGCATCGAGGCCGGTGTCATGGTGGTCGGGCCTGCCCTGGCCGGGGTGCTGCTGGTGACGCTCGGGGACACGACCGTCCTGTGGGTCACCGCGGCGACCTCCGCGCTCGCGGCGCTCGTGACAGCCATGCTGCCGAGGGCCCTCGACACGTTGCCGGCGCAGCCCGACGGCGCCGACGCTCACGACGGCTCCCTGCCGACGTCGCCGGCGCTGCCCCGCCGAGGTGGTCGTGCGCGTGCTGCGCTCCGACGGTCGTCCGACGAGCTCCGCGCCGGGCTCGCCGTCGTCATCCGCGACCGCCTGCTGCTGGGCGGCACCCTGCTCTCCCTGGGGTCGTTGCTGGCGCTGGCCGGTCTGCAGGGCATCGTGCTTCCCGTGCACTTCACGACGACCGGAGAGCCCGGACGTCTGGGGCTCGTCCTGAGCGCCATGGCAGCCGGGCTACTGGTCGGGGCGACGCTCTACTCCGTCCTCGGCCCGCGCATGAGTCCCCGGACCGTCTTCGTGTCCTCCATGCTGGGGGTGGGGGTCGGGGTGGTCGGGATGAGTCTGCTGCCCGTGACGTGGCTGCTCCTCGCCTCGGCCGCGGTCGCCGGGGTGTCCAGCGGGCTGATGAACCCCGTGCTGCAGGTCGCGATGATGCGCCGGACACCCGAGGCGGCGCGCGGTCGCGTGCTGGGGCTGCAGGGCTCGGCGATGATGGCCGTCGCACCCGTCGCGGTCTTCGGTGCCGGGCTGCTGGTCGACGCTGCCGGGCTGCGGGCGACGGGCGTCGTGGTGGCGGTCGGGTTCGTAGTGGTCGTGGTGCTCGGCGTTCTGTCTCCGGCGCTGCGCGGTCTCGGGGACGCGGACGGCGAGTCAGCCGACGACGACGACGACGACGATGGGACGGTGCGCGACGGTGTGGACCTCGCCGTCGACGTACGCGATACTCGCCTCCTGCCGACCGCCGCCCCTGCGGACGGCACCCCGCGTGCAGGAGGCTCGTGA
- a CDS encoding AraC family transcriptional regulator: MPHPDQADATRLWVAPVLDDRRGAHRPATAPTSGTRTAATPPPEGRGSDADAEVHAEPARVEEPWLLITETILTPDGGSWVDGLHREHELIWATAGSLTVETDDQLWTVPPGLGIWIPALTRHHVRAAPGTLTHVTYLAPERVSPSWGAGIAGVTLSRAVHELVLHNKSSTLDDDVRLRLQQVVVDLLVPVESASLDITMPTDLRLRSVADAIVADPADDRTLTEWADTLNISSRTLSRGFVRETGVTLTRWRILVRMRQALLEISSGRSVAAVAHRLGYANPSTFTDLFRQTLGHTPAAYLRSLDARER, from the coding sequence GTGCCGCACCCTGACCAGGCTGACGCGACGCGCCTGTGGGTGGCGCCGGTCCTCGACGACCGGCGAGGCGCTCACCGGCCCGCGACGGCACCGACGTCGGGCACGAGGACGGCAGCGACACCGCCACCCGAGGGGCGGGGGTCAGACGCCGACGCCGAGGTCCACGCCGAGCCCGCACGCGTCGAGGAGCCGTGGCTGCTCATCACCGAGACCATCCTCACGCCCGACGGCGGCAGCTGGGTCGACGGGCTGCACCGGGAGCACGAGCTGATCTGGGCCACGGCCGGCTCGCTGACGGTCGAGACGGACGACCAGCTGTGGACGGTCCCGCCGGGCCTGGGCATCTGGATCCCCGCCCTCACCCGGCACCACGTCCGGGCCGCGCCGGGCACCCTCACCCACGTCACGTACCTCGCCCCGGAGCGCGTCAGCCCGTCCTGGGGTGCCGGGATCGCCGGGGTCACGCTGAGCCGTGCGGTGCACGAGCTGGTGCTCCACAACAAGTCCTCGACGCTCGACGACGACGTCCGCCTGCGGCTCCAGCAGGTGGTGGTCGACCTGCTGGTCCCGGTCGAGAGCGCCTCCCTCGACATCACGATGCCCACCGACCTGCGCCTGCGGTCCGTGGCCGACGCGATCGTCGCCGACCCCGCGGACGACCGCACGCTCACCGAGTGGGCGGACACGCTCAACATCAGCTCGCGCACCCTCTCGCGGGGGTTCGTCCGGGAGACCGGGGTGACGCTCACGCGGTGGCGCATCCTCGTGCGGATGCGCCAGGCGCTCCTCGAGATCTCCTCGGGGCGTTCGGTGGCTGCCGTCGCCCACCGTCTCGGGTACGCGAACCCCAGCACCTTCACCGACCTGTTCCGCCAGACCCTCGGCCACACCCCGGCCGCCTACCTGCGGAGCCTCGACGCGCGGGAGCGCTGA
- a CDS encoding siderophore-interacting protein, which yields MSFCYPARVASATHLTPRMVRVHLEAVGDWTWPTHGHGDERIDLAFPFPGETVADVEFFNQRDYGTLGPEALAGAEPPWRHYTVRKVLDGGRTIVVDLAVHPGGLASDWAVSAQPGHVLGVFNGGEPRGYHEAPDDSAWQLLVADPTGLPGLGRIVEELAPGTVVHAVVEVPSADDRQELETAGDVTWTWLVTPDGERTGQALADAVRALEVPEGPGYAWVACESAASRDVRRHLRAVWGMPRDRHQVVGYWTAGASNVRADRDDAHEHEHEHEHEHEHEHEHEHEHEHEHEHEHEHVVS from the coding sequence ATGTCCTTCTGCTACCCGGCACGCGTCGCCTCCGCGACGCACCTCACGCCGCGCATGGTCCGTGTCCACCTCGAGGCCGTCGGCGACTGGACCTGGCCGACGCACGGCCACGGCGACGAGCGCATCGACCTCGCCTTCCCGTTCCCGGGGGAGACCGTCGCCGACGTCGAGTTCTTCAACCAGCGCGACTACGGGACGCTCGGCCCCGAGGCGCTCGCCGGCGCTGAGCCGCCGTGGCGCCACTACACGGTGCGCAAGGTCCTCGACGGGGGCCGCACGATCGTCGTCGATCTCGCGGTGCACCCGGGCGGCCTCGCCTCCGACTGGGCGGTGAGTGCCCAGCCCGGGCACGTGCTCGGTGTCTTCAACGGCGGAGAGCCGCGCGGGTACCACGAGGCCCCGGACGACAGCGCCTGGCAGCTGCTCGTCGCCGACCCCACCGGCCTGCCCGGCCTCGGGCGCATCGTCGAGGAGCTCGCGCCCGGGACCGTCGTCCACGCCGTCGTCGAGGTGCCGAGCGCTGACGACCGCCAGGAGCTCGAGACTGCTGGCGACGTGACCTGGACGTGGCTGGTCACGCCCGACGGAGAGCGGACCGGGCAGGCGCTCGCGGACGCCGTGCGCGCGCTCGAGGTGCCTGAGGGGCCTGGCTACGCGTGGGTGGCGTGCGAGAGTGCGGCGAGCCGGGACGTGCGACGGCACCTGCGGGCGGTGTGGGGGATGCCCCGCGACCGCCACCAGGTGGTCGGGTACTGGACGGCGGGCGCGTCCAACGTCCGCGCCGACCGCGACGATGCTCACGAGCACGAGCACGAGCACGAGCACGAGCACGAGCACGAGCACGAGCACGAGCACGAGCACGAGCACGAGCACGAGCACGAGCACGAGCACGTCGTGTCCTGA
- a CDS encoding ABC transporter substrate-binding protein, which produces MNHRSRTAVTTPAQRTSRARLTTTAAAAALALALAACSTTTDAAEPASDGSSQAADQPTTRTVESAYGPIEVPSDPQRVVAVSYDTPWQLQAVGVTPVAVQDYSSYSTEFTAEQLDLVDGLPTVGAFFELNVEAVLAAEPDLIVGDALEIDEQTYALLSEIAPTVVVEGEYRGDWRTISTGIADAVNASDELDEAHAAYDAKLDEVTTTYASTIADERWAAIGDGDVEGGFSALFPTGAVGSLYFEDLGVTIAPSVPEANDNGWEYIAPELTDEVLGEADIIVAGARPDGELTPGLATTVLTPLFAALPAQQTGSVYPVYGSVTDYGTALAWLERVETTVLEPRS; this is translated from the coding sequence ATGAACCACCGATCCCGCACCGCCGTCACGACGCCCGCCCAGCGGACCAGCCGCGCGCGCCTGACGACCACCGCTGCCGCCGCAGCCCTCGCGCTCGCGCTCGCGGCCTGCTCGACCACGACCGACGCCGCGGAGCCTGCCTCCGACGGCTCGTCGCAGGCCGCCGACCAGCCGACGACCCGCACGGTCGAGAGCGCCTACGGGCCGATCGAGGTCCCGTCGGACCCGCAGCGCGTCGTCGCCGTCTCCTACGACACCCCGTGGCAGCTGCAGGCCGTCGGCGTCACGCCGGTCGCGGTCCAGGACTACTCGAGCTACTCGACGGAGTTCACCGCAGAGCAGCTCGACCTCGTCGACGGGCTGCCGACGGTCGGCGCGTTCTTCGAGCTCAACGTCGAGGCGGTCCTCGCGGCCGAGCCCGACCTCATCGTCGGCGACGCCCTCGAGATCGACGAGCAGACCTACGCGCTGCTCTCGGAGATCGCCCCCACCGTCGTGGTCGAGGGGGAGTACCGCGGAGACTGGCGCACCATCAGCACCGGGATCGCCGACGCCGTCAACGCCTCCGACGAGCTCGACGAGGCGCACGCCGCCTACGACGCGAAGCTCGACGAGGTCACCACCACGTACGCCAGCACCATCGCCGACGAGCGCTGGGCCGCCATCGGCGACGGCGACGTCGAGGGCGGGTTCTCCGCCCTCTTCCCGACCGGCGCCGTCGGCTCGCTCTACTTCGAGGACCTCGGCGTGACCATCGCGCCGAGCGTCCCCGAGGCGAACGACAACGGGTGGGAGTACATCGCCCCCGAGCTGACCGACGAGGTGCTCGGCGAGGCCGACATCATCGTCGCTGGTGCCCGCCCCGACGGTGAGCTGACGCCCGGCCTGGCGACCACCGTCCTCACCCCGCTGTTCGCCGCGCTGCCCGCCCAGCAGACCGGCTCCGTCTACCCGGTCTACGGGTCGGTCACCGACTACGGCACCGCCCTCGCCTGGCTCGAGCGCGTCGAGACGACGGTCCTCGAACCTCGCAGCTGA
- a CDS encoding GNAT family N-acetyltransferase, giving the protein MATTYRSATEHDIEWMVELRAEVLRDDLERLGRYDPHRVRQRMRDGYLPASTRVVLEDDVEVGCVAVRIEDDARWLEHFYLAPDVQGRGIGGRVLRTVLAEEDPRPFRLNVLQGSPARRLYERHGFTVDSQDDVDVFMTRADRPSGR; this is encoded by the coding sequence GTGGCGACGACCTACCGCTCCGCGACGGAGCACGACATCGAGTGGATGGTGGAGCTCCGCGCGGAGGTGCTCCGCGACGACCTGGAGCGGCTCGGCCGCTACGACCCGCACCGTGTCCGCCAGCGGATGCGTGACGGCTACCTCCCGGCGAGCACCCGGGTGGTCCTCGAGGACGACGTCGAGGTCGGGTGCGTCGCCGTCCGCATCGAGGACGACGCGCGGTGGCTCGAGCACTTCTACCTCGCGCCGGACGTGCAGGGGCGGGGGATCGGCGGCCGGGTGCTGCGGACGGTCCTCGCCGAGGAGGACCCCAGGCCGTTCCGGCTGAACGTGCTGCAGGGCAGCCCGGCCCGTCGTCTCTACGAGCGGCACGGCTTCACCGTGGACTCGCAGGACGACGTCGACGTCTTCATGACGCGAGCGGACCGGCCCTCCGGACGCTGA
- a CDS encoding FadR/GntR family transcriptional regulator, which produces MSDKSGLIDRAVNQLRARISSGDWPVGSKIPTEPALTELLGVGRNTVREAVQSLVHAGLLVRRQGSGTYVLSDSELMVVMGREIAGATQQHVLEIRRSLEVESARLAAVRRTPADIAVLRDLNTARQDAFAIGDVDLMVSSDLALHRAIAAAAGNPVLQSLYENLIDAIGANIRTNVIGLVHTRSEDDHDALVDAIEAGDPERAIDEITSYLAVYISGQGATGSEASAPSTATSGRTGQPR; this is translated from the coding sequence ATGAGTGACAAGTCAGGGCTGATCGACCGTGCCGTCAACCAGCTGCGGGCCCGGATCTCCTCCGGCGACTGGCCCGTCGGCAGCAAGATCCCGACCGAGCCCGCGCTCACCGAGCTGCTCGGCGTCGGCCGCAACACGGTCCGCGAGGCCGTGCAGTCCCTGGTGCACGCCGGCCTGCTGGTCCGCCGGCAGGGGTCGGGCACCTACGTCCTGTCCGACTCCGAGCTCATGGTGGTCATGGGGCGCGAGATCGCCGGTGCCACCCAGCAGCACGTGCTCGAGATCCGTCGCAGCCTCGAGGTCGAGTCCGCCCGGCTCGCGGCAGTGCGCCGTACGCCCGCCGACATCGCGGTGCTGCGGGACCTCAACACCGCCCGGCAGGACGCCTTCGCCATCGGCGACGTCGACCTCATGGTCTCGAGCGACCTCGCCCTGCACCGTGCGATCGCGGCCGCCGCCGGCAACCCCGTCCTGCAGTCGCTCTACGAGAACCTCATCGACGCGATCGGCGCCAACATCCGCACCAACGTCATCGGGCTGGTGCACACCCGCTCCGAGGACGACCACGACGCGCTCGTCGACGCGATCGAGGCGGGCGACCCCGAGCGCGCCATCGACGAGATCACGTCGTACCTGGCGGTGTACATCTCCGGCCAGGGGGCGACCGGCTCCGAGGCCTCGGCGCCGAGCACCGCGACCAGCGGCCGGACCGGCCAGCCGAGGTGA
- the argS gene encoding arginine--tRNA ligase: MTPNELSEALRAALAAKIADGTLALDLDALPEQILVERPRQREHGDWATNIALQLAKKAGTQPRALADDLAVRFAETPGVKSVAVAGPGFLNITLDAAAAGELARTVIDQGAGYGRGVAEAGKKVNLEFVSANPTGPIHIGGVRWAAVGDSLARVLEAAGAEVTREYYFNDHGAQIDRFSRSLLARAKGEDAPEDGYGGQYIQDIADAVLADVAAAGGPDPLTLPDEEAQEVFRSIGVDRMFTEIKAALHGFGVDFDVYFHEDTLHETGAVDRAIARLKDSGHMFEADGATWLRTTDFGDDKDRVVIKSDGQAAYIAGDIAYYLDKRERGADEVIIMLGADHHGYVGRMMAVCAAFGDQPGTNLQILIGQMVNLLKDGEPLRMSKRAGTVVTLEDLVDAVGVDAARYSLVRSSTDSSLDIDLDLLSKATNENPVYYVQYAHARTANVARNAADHGVRREDAFDPSLLTAETESALLGSLTEFPRVIAQAAELREPHRVARYLEALAGAYHKWYADVRVTPVGDEEIGDTHRTRLWLNDATRQVLANGLALLGVSAPERM, from the coding sequence GTGACCCCCAACGAGCTCTCCGAAGCACTCCGCGCTGCCCTCGCCGCCAAGATCGCCGACGGCACCCTGGCCCTCGACCTCGACGCTCTGCCCGAGCAGATCCTCGTCGAGCGACCGCGCCAGCGCGAGCACGGAGACTGGGCCACCAACATCGCGCTCCAGCTGGCCAAGAAGGCAGGCACCCAGCCGCGCGCCCTCGCCGACGACCTCGCCGTCCGCTTCGCGGAGACGCCCGGCGTCAAGAGCGTCGCGGTCGCGGGCCCCGGGTTCCTCAACATCACCCTCGACGCCGCGGCGGCGGGCGAGCTCGCCCGCACGGTGATCGACCAGGGCGCCGGCTACGGCCGCGGCGTGGCCGAGGCCGGCAAGAAGGTCAACCTGGAGTTCGTCTCCGCCAACCCGACCGGTCCCATCCACATCGGCGGCGTCCGCTGGGCCGCCGTGGGCGACTCGCTCGCGCGCGTCCTCGAGGCGGCGGGCGCCGAGGTGACCCGCGAGTACTACTTCAACGACCACGGCGCGCAGATCGACCGCTTCTCGCGCTCGCTGCTCGCCCGGGCCAAGGGCGAGGACGCCCCGGAGGACGGCTACGGCGGCCAGTACATCCAGGACATCGCCGACGCGGTCCTCGCGGACGTCGCCGCCGCGGGTGGCCCGGACCCGCTGACGCTCCCCGACGAGGAGGCCCAGGAGGTCTTCCGGTCGATCGGCGTCGACCGCATGTTCACCGAGATCAAGGCCGCGCTGCACGGCTTCGGCGTGGACTTCGACGTGTACTTCCACGAGGACACGCTCCACGAGACCGGTGCTGTGGACCGCGCGATCGCGCGGTTGAAGGACTCTGGCCACATGTTCGAGGCCGACGGCGCCACCTGGCTGCGCACCACGGACTTCGGCGACGACAAGGACCGCGTGGTCATCAAGTCCGACGGTCAGGCCGCCTACATCGCCGGCGACATCGCCTACTACCTCGACAAGCGCGAGCGTGGCGCCGACGAGGTCATCATCATGCTCGGCGCGGACCACCACGGGTACGTCGGCCGCATGATGGCCGTGTGCGCGGCCTTCGGCGACCAGCCCGGCACCAACCTGCAGATCCTCATCGGTCAGATGGTCAACCTGCTCAAGGACGGCGAGCCGCTGCGCATGTCCAAGCGCGCCGGCACCGTCGTGACGCTCGAGGACCTCGTGGACGCGGTCGGCGTCGACGCCGCGCGCTACTCGCTCGTGCGCTCCTCGACCGACTCGAGCCTCGACATCGACCTCGACCTGCTGTCGAAGGCCACGAACGAGAACCCGGTCTACTACGTCCAGTACGCCCACGCGCGCACCGCGAACGTCGCCCGCAACGCGGCAGACCACGGCGTGCGCCGCGAGGACGCCTTCGACCCGTCGCTGCTCACCGCGGAGACGGAGTCGGCGCTGCTCGGCTCGCTCACCGAGTTCCCGCGCGTCATCGCGCAGGCCGCCGAGCTCCGCGAGCCGCACCGCGTGGCTCGCTACCTCGAGGCCCTCGCCGGGGCGTACCACAAGTGGTACGCCGACGTCCGCGTGACGCCGGTCGGCGACGAGGAGATCGGTGACACGCACCGCACGCGCCTCTGGCTCAACGACGCCACCCGCCAGGTCCTCGCCAACGGCCTCGCGCTGCTCGGTGTGAGCGCCCCGGAGCGGATGTGA
- the lysA gene encoding diaminopimelate decarboxylase: MSGHPAAGAAAARPLEQHVWPTTAALTTDGELTLAGLTATDLARDFGTPAFVLDEQHFRDRARLFRDSFSEAFGSVGAEVDVYYAGKSFLSVAVARWAREEGLRVDTCTGGELAVALRAGVPGAEIGLHGNNKSDDEITRAIEAEVGRIVVDSFAEIDRVAELARAAGRDGGARVPVMVRVTTGIHAGGHEFISTAHEDQKFGVSLTGGQALAALQAVLEHPELELLGAHTHIGSQIQDAAAFEANARKMLALRAELQAATGYLLPELDLGGGYGIAYVPSDVPIDVPALARDLADVVGSVCAELGTTVPRISIEPGRSVVGSTTVTLYTVGVVKPVTLEDGSVRTYVSVDGGMSDNIRPALYEAEYTARLANRTGSAETVAARVVGKHCESGDIVISDIELPADVARGDLLAVPATGAYGRSMASNYNHVLRPPVVAVADGAARVIVRRETEDDLLSLDVG; this comes from the coding sequence GTGAGCGGGCACCCCGCCGCGGGCGCCGCAGCGGCGCGTCCGCTCGAGCAGCACGTGTGGCCGACGACCGCCGCGCTCACCACGGACGGCGAGCTCACCCTCGCCGGTCTGACGGCGACCGACCTGGCCCGTGACTTCGGCACGCCGGCCTTCGTCCTGGACGAGCAGCACTTCCGCGACCGGGCACGGCTGTTCCGCGACTCCTTCTCCGAGGCCTTCGGGTCGGTCGGGGCCGAGGTCGACGTCTACTACGCCGGCAAGTCGTTCCTGTCGGTCGCCGTGGCGCGCTGGGCCCGTGAAGAGGGCCTGCGTGTCGACACCTGCACGGGCGGTGAGCTCGCCGTCGCGCTCCGGGCCGGCGTGCCGGGTGCCGAGATCGGCCTGCACGGCAACAACAAGTCGGACGACGAGATCACGCGCGCCATCGAGGCGGAGGTCGGCCGCATCGTGGTCGACTCCTTCGCCGAGATCGACCGGGTGGCCGAGCTGGCCCGCGCCGCAGGGCGCGACGGCGGCGCACGCGTCCCCGTCATGGTCCGGGTCACCACGGGCATCCACGCCGGCGGGCACGAGTTCATCTCGACCGCGCACGAGGACCAGAAGTTCGGTGTCTCGCTCACCGGGGGACAGGCCCTCGCGGCCCTCCAGGCAGTCCTCGAGCACCCGGAGCTCGAGCTCCTCGGCGCGCACACGCACATCGGGTCCCAGATCCAGGACGCCGCAGCCTTCGAGGCCAACGCCCGCAAGATGCTGGCGCTGAGGGCCGAGCTCCAGGCGGCCACCGGCTACCTGCTCCCCGAGCTCGACCTCGGCGGCGGGTACGGCATCGCGTACGTCCCCTCCGACGTCCCGATCGACGTACCCGCGCTCGCCCGCGACCTCGCGGACGTCGTCGGCTCCGTCTGCGCAGAGCTCGGCACCACGGTCCCGCGCATCTCGATCGAGCCGGGCCGCTCCGTGGTCGGCTCGACGACGGTCACGCTCTACACGGTCGGCGTCGTCAAGCCGGTGACCCTCGAGGACGGCAGCGTCCGCACCTACGTGTCGGTCGACGGCGGGATGAGCGACAACATCCGGCCCGCCCTCTACGAGGCCGAGTACACCGCTCGCCTGGCCAACCGCACCGGCTCGGCGGAGACCGTCGCGGCCCGGGTGGTCGGCAAGCACTGCGAGAGCGGCGACATCGTCATCTCCGACATCGAGCTCCCGGCGGACGTCGCCCGCGGCGACCTCCTCGCGGTGCCTGCGACCGGCGCCTACGGCCGCTCGATGGCCAGCAACTACAACCACGTGCTGCGCCCGCCCGTGGTGGCCGTGGCCGACGGCGCCGCGCGCGTGATCGTCCGTCGCGAGACCGAGGACGACCTGCTCTCGCTCGACGTCGGCTGA
- a CDS encoding heme/hemin ABC transporter substrate-binding protein produces the protein MEISLGAARRRRATANGLQMTGHPRTARTGARALLASALAVVVAATLAGCQVAAPQAAVPEVVDGGVRLVDATLVDDPKGHVGPSTAVLAESAIPVPDVVPEPALPVTLTDMQGTEVTVTDTSRILALDVYGTTSRIVYELGLGDSLVGRDASSSFPEVGGLPLVTQSGHDLNAEAILALSPTLIITDTSLGPWDVVLQMRDAGIPVVVVDSERSLENVDTIIDQVATAVGLPEEGAALAERSAAQIDAKIAEIAAIAPQDPAERLRVAFLYVRGQAGVYYMFGTDSGADTLITALGATDVATEIGWTGMRPLNDEGLVSAAPDLVLVMTKGLESTGGVDGLLDAIPALQSTPAGENRRVVDMSDDEILSYGPGTADVLDALAVALYAPGASTP, from the coding sequence GTGGAGATCTCCCTCGGTGCCGCACGGCGCCGCCGCGCGACCGCGAACGGACTGCAGATGACCGGCCACCCACGTACCGCACGGACCGGAGCGCGCGCGCTGCTCGCCTCTGCGCTCGCCGTGGTCGTCGCGGCGACCCTCGCCGGCTGCCAGGTCGCCGCGCCGCAGGCAGCCGTCCCGGAGGTGGTCGACGGCGGGGTGCGCCTCGTCGACGCGACGCTCGTCGACGACCCGAAGGGGCACGTCGGTCCCTCGACCGCCGTGCTCGCCGAGTCGGCGATCCCGGTCCCCGACGTCGTGCCCGAGCCGGCCCTGCCCGTGACGCTGACCGACATGCAGGGCACCGAGGTCACCGTCACCGACACCAGCCGGATCCTCGCCCTCGACGTCTACGGCACCACCTCGCGGATCGTCTACGAGCTCGGACTCGGCGACAGCCTCGTCGGGCGTGACGCGTCGTCGTCCTTCCCCGAGGTGGGCGGGCTCCCGCTCGTGACGCAGTCCGGCCACGACCTCAACGCCGAGGCGATCCTCGCGCTGTCGCCGACCCTGATCATCACCGACACGAGCCTGGGCCCGTGGGACGTCGTGCTGCAGATGCGCGACGCCGGCATCCCCGTGGTCGTCGTGGACTCCGAGCGCTCGCTCGAGAACGTCGACACGATCATCGACCAGGTGGCCACGGCCGTCGGGCTCCCCGAGGAGGGCGCCGCGCTCGCCGAGCGGTCCGCGGCCCAGATCGACGCCAAGATCGCCGAGATCGCGGCGATCGCCCCGCAAGACCCCGCCGAGCGGCTCCGCGTCGCCTTCCTGTACGTCCGGGGCCAGGCCGGCGTCTACTACATGTTCGGCACGGACTCCGGGGCCGACACCCTCATCACGGCCCTCGGGGCGACGGACGTCGCGACCGAGATCGGCTGGACCGGCATGCGGCCGCTCAACGACGAGGGGCTGGTCTCGGCCGCCCCCGACCTCGTGCTCGTCATGACCAAGGGCCTCGAGTCCACCGGCGGCGTGGACGGTCTCCTCGACGCGATCCCCGCGCTGCAGAGCACCCCCGCCGGGGAGAACCGTCGGGTCGTCGACATGAGCGACGACGAGATCCTCAGCTATGGCCCCGGCACCGCCGACGTCCTCGACGCCCTCGCCGTCGCCCTCTACGCCCCGGGTGCGTCGACGCCATGA